One Methanomicrobiales archaeon genomic window carries:
- a CDS encoding V-type ATP synthase subunit E family protein, which translates to MGLEAVVSDIRQKGRQEAEAIRSRTQRDVSDILQAAQAQVEAIKLETEREVREQTARIVDLEVSSANLVVKRQILNTQKELLDQVYRQALSAVGNLPESFHREALKKLLAQVVREIPQGVVRVNSRDRSTAQQLLAGDPALAGYRLGDPVDIEGGIIVESAGGDIKVDLSYRTFLDRIWESGLKEASDILFG; encoded by the coding sequence ACATCCGACAGAAAGGCAGGCAGGAAGCTGAGGCGATTCGAAGCAGGACCCAGCGGGATGTCAGCGATATCCTTCAGGCAGCCCAGGCGCAGGTGGAGGCAATCAAACTCGAGACCGAACGCGAGGTCAGGGAGCAGACGGCCCGCATCGTCGATCTGGAGGTCTCTTCCGCCAATCTCGTGGTCAAACGCCAGATCCTGAACACGCAGAAGGAGCTGCTGGACCAGGTGTACCGGCAGGCGCTCAGCGCTGTCGGAAACCTCCCCGAATCCTTCCACCGCGAAGCGCTGAAGAAGCTGCTCGCGCAGGTCGTGCGGGAGATCCCGCAGGGTGTGGTCCGCGTGAACAGCCGGGATCGCTCCACGGCACAGCAGCTGCTGGCCGGGGATCCGGCTCTCGCCGGCTACCGCCTGGGAGATCCCGTGGATATCGAAGGGGGCATCATCGTGGAGAGCGCAGGCGGGGATATCAAGGTGGATCTCAGCTATCGAACGTTCCTCGACCGGATCTGGGAATCCGGGTTGAAGGAAGCCTCGGACATCCTGTTCGGCTAG